Part of the Chloroflexia bacterium SDU3-3 genome, CAGCCAGCCCACCACCCAGCAGCCGTGGGCGGGCGCAGGCGGCGCGCTGGAGACCACCAGCACCGGAAGGCCCTGGGGCGCACCCAGCGTGCCCAGCGCGGCAGCAGGCTGGCCTGCGAGGTCGGCGAGCACCAGCTGGCAGGTTCCCGGCTCAGCGGCAGCCGCAAGCTCGATGTCGTGCTGGGCCAGCGGCGCAAGCGCGGCACGCAGGCTGCTAGCGGGCGGAAGAAGAAGCACACGCGGCATGATGATTATCCTCGATAGCTGTTGGATTCGGCACAGGCGGCCTCGTGCTGGCAGCGGCTAACACCTTGTTTGTATCATAGCAGCGGTAGCAAATAGCGTTCCAACGCCAAACAATCCCGACCACATGTGCTATAATACCTCGCACACGCACGAATGTGCTAGGAGCAAGGTGCCATGATCCATCGGCTTCACGTGACGCTGCCGCTGCCGCCGAGCGTCAACAACCAGTATGCCACCGTCGAGGGGCGGCGGGTGCTGAGCAAAGAGGCCCGGCGCTACAAGACCAACGTGATCCGCAACCTTGAGCGGGCGCGCGGTCAGGGGCAGATCAGCGACGCGCTCTGCGAGGCGGCGCAGCGCGGCTACCTTGCGCTGTTTATCGACTTCTACTTTGAGACGCCTATGCGCCGTGACCTAGATGGTGGGCTGAAGATCGCCCAAGATGCTATCTGCACCGCGCTAGAGGTAAACGATAACCGCGTGGTGGAC contains:
- a CDS encoding RusA family crossover junction endodeoxyribonuclease, with the translated sequence MIHRLHVTLPLPPSVNNQYATVEGRRVLSKEARRYKTNVIRNLERARGQGQISDALCEAAQRGYLALFIDFYFETPMRRDLDGGLKIAQDAICTALEVNDNRVVDIHLVKRIDPANPRIEVEVEVLDDWQFEHEREVYIRE